Part of the Nocardia farcinica genome, GCGTCGGAAGTGTCCGACCGAGATGAAGGAGCTGACACATGACCGAGCTGACGGGCAAATCCGCGATCGTGGCGGCCGGGGCGAAGAACCTCGGCGGCTTGATCAGTACCCGGCTGGCCGAGCGCGGGGCGAACGTGCTCGTCCACTACCACAGCGCCGCGGGCGAGGCCGATGCCGAGAAGACCATCGCCGCGGTGGAGGCGGCGGGGGCCCGCGCGGTGCCGTTCCGCGCCGACCTCACCGAACCCGCGAACGTGACCCGGCTGTTCGACGCGGCGATCGAAGCGTTCGGCACCGTCGACATCGCCGTGAACACCGTCGGCAAAGTGCTGCGCAAGCCGATCGTCGACACCACCGAGGCCGAATACGACGAGATGTTCGCCGTCAACGCCAAGGCGGCCTACTTCTTCCTCGCCGAGGCGGGCAGGCGGCTGGCCGACAACGGCCGGATCGTCACCGTGGTCACCTCGCTGCTGGCGGCCTTCACCGACGGCTACTCCACCTACGCCGGATCCAAGAGCCCCGTCGAGCACTTCACCCGCGCCGCCGCCAAGGAGTTCGCCGCGCGCGGCATCGCGGTGAACAATGTCGCGCCCGGGCCGATGGACACACCGTTCTTCTACCCGCAGGAGCCGCCGGAACGGGTGGAGTTCCACAAGTCCCAGGCGATGGGCGGGCGCCTGACGCATATCGAGGACATCGCCCCGCTGGTGGAGTTCCTGGTCACCGACGGTGGCTGGATCACCGGCCAGACCCTTTTCGCCAACGGCGGGTACACCACCCGCTGACGCCGCACCGCTCTCGATCGGGGTGCCGCGGCGCGCAGTTGAGGAACGATCGTTCTTGACTGATCGTTCCTCAACTGGCATGCTGTGGTCATGGGAAGGCCGCGGGGATTCGACGAGGACGAGGTGATCGCCGCGGCGGCGAGATTGTTCGCCGAGCGCGCCTACGACGGCGTCTCGGTGGACGACCTGGTGAACCATCTCGGCGTGCACCGCAACAGCCTGTACAAGGTGTTCGGCAGCAAGCGTGGGCTGTATCTGGCCGCGCTGCGGTGGTACGTCGAGCACCGGCTGCGCCCGGCGGTGGCTCGGCTTCGCGCCGAGCCGGGCCTGCTCGAATCCAGCTCGGCCACGGCCGAGCTGGACTTCCTGTTGCTCGCGGCGGTCGAGCGCGCGCCGGTGGATCCGGAGGTCGCTCGTGAGATCGCCGCCGCCCTGGACGCGCTCGATGCGGCCGTGACCGACG contains:
- a CDS encoding SDR family oxidoreductase, whose amino-acid sequence is MTELTGKSAIVAAGAKNLGGLISTRLAERGANVLVHYHSAAGEADAEKTIAAVEAAGARAVPFRADLTEPANVTRLFDAAIEAFGTVDIAVNTVGKVLRKPIVDTTEAEYDEMFAVNAKAAYFFLAEAGRRLADNGRIVTVVTSLLAAFTDGYSTYAGSKSPVEHFTRAAAKEFAARGIAVNNVAPGPMDTPFFYPQEPPERVEFHKSQAMGGRLTHIEDIAPLVEFLVTDGGWITGQTLFANGGYTTR
- a CDS encoding TetR/AcrR family transcriptional regulator, which translates into the protein MGRPRGFDEDEVIAAAARLFAERAYDGVSVDDLVNHLGVHRNSLYKVFGSKRGLYLAALRWYVEHRLRPAVARLRAEPGLLESSSATAELDFLLLAAVERAPVDPEVAREIAAALDALDAAVTDGAARDGDAAALSATVLGLRLRARASGSLPPHPSEP